The sequence below is a genomic window from Streptomyces sp. V1I1.
GACGTCGTCGGTGGTGAGCACGCCGGCGTCCAGCGGCTCATCCGCGCCGAGCTTCTTGTTCACCTTGTAGCGGCCGACCTTGGCGAGGTCGTAGCGCTTCGGGTTGAAGTAGAGGTTCTCGAGCAGCGTCTGAGCAGCCTCGCGCGTCGGGGGCTCGCCCGGGCGCAGCTTGCGGTAGATGTCGAGCAGCGCGTCGTCCTGGCCCTGGGTGTGGTCCTTCTCCAGGGTGGCGCGCATCGACTCGTACTCGCCGAACTCCTCGAGGATCTGCTCGGTGGTCCAGCCGAGAGCCTTGAGCAGGACGGTGACGGACTGCTTGCGCTTGCGGTCGATGCGGACACCGACCATGTCGCGCTTGTCGATCTCCATCTCGAGCCAGGCACCCCGGGACGGGATGATCTTGGCCGTGAAGATGTCCTTGTCGGACGTCTTGTCGATGGAGGAGTCGAAGTAGACACCCGGCGAGCGGACCAGCTGCGACACAACGACACGCTCGGTGCCGTTGATGACGAAGGTGCCCTTGTTGGTCATGAGCGGGAAGTCACCCATGAAGACCGTCTGGGACTTGATCTCGCCGGTCTCGTTGTTGGTGAACTCGGCAGTGACGAAGAGCGGGGCTGCGTACGTGAAGTCGCGCTCCTTGCACTCGTCGATGGAGTTCTTCGGAGGCTCGAAGCGGTGGTCGCGGAAGGTCAGCGACATCGACCCGGAGAAGTCCTCGATCGGAGAGATCTCCTCGAAGATCTCCTCCAGGCCGGACTTGGTGGGGACGTCCTGTCCGCTGTCCAGAGCCGCCTCGACACGAGCCTTCCAGGCGGCATTGCCGAGCAGCCAGTCAAAGCTCTCGGTCTGCAGCGCAAGGAGGTTCGGAACCTCGAGGGGCTCCTTGATCTTTGCAAAGGAGATGCGCAGCGGGGCGGTGCTGGCGCCGTTGTTCGTATTCGCGGTCGAGGCGTTGCGCGAGGCGGCCAAGAGGGGGTCCTTCCGAGGGCTCGGACTCACTACGCGCGTACCGGTCCCATGCTGGGCACGGAGATAGAAATCCCAGGTCAGGGATGATTCAATCTACGGTGCTCATACGTGGGGATGCCCCTGGTGACGGGCAGGGGGCAGTTAACAGGCAGCGCAAAGGGTCAGTGTAGCCACTTGGCACACTGATGTCCAGTGCGGGTTTTCGAAACCCTCGTTGTTCTCAACTCCGCGACACCCTCGCGCCTTGTGGCGCACATCGATACTGCCCGTTCGGTCGTCGATCCATGCCTCGGATACGGATCGTTGTGACGACGCGTCCTGAGAATTGCGCGCTGCGTGCGGTTCGTCAAGGCCCCCCAGCCCAAACGGGGCTGCTGGGACACAGCGAGGCGTACGACGAAGATCACGATACTCGCCGGAGGCCGAAGAGCAAGGCAGCCGCCACGGCAACGCCGAAGGGCGACCACCCGTATGGGTGATCGCCCTTCTGCTGTGCCTTCAGCGGTCCCTTGCGGAACCATGAGTCAGGGACTCAGAAAGTCACTTGACCTCGACGGACGCGCCAGCGGCCTTGAGGGACTCGGCAGCCTTCTCAGCGGCCTCCTTGGCGACCTTCTCGAGGACCGGCTTCGGGGTGCCGTCGACGAGGTCCTTGGCCTCCTTCAGACCCAGGGAGGTCAGCTCGCGCACGACCTTGATGACCTGGATCTTCTTCTCGCCGGCGCCGGTGAGGATGACGTCGAACTCGTCCTGCTCGGCCTCGGCCTCGACCGGGGCACCCGGGGCACCGGGGACGGCGACGGCGGCCGGAGCGGCGGCGGTGACGTCGAACTTCTCCTCGAAGGCCTTCACGAACTCGGAGAGCTCGATGAGGGTCATCTCCTCGAACTGCGCAAGCAGGTCGTCCTGGCTGAGCTTCGCCATGATGGCGGTCCTTCCACTAATTCGGCTGGTGCCGGTTGTCTGTGTCGGCGGGCGTACATCGGCCCGCTGCGACCGGCCGCACTACGCGGCGACGGTCAATGCGCGAGCCGAATTACTCGGCACCGCCCTGCTCGGCCTTCTTGGCACGAAGCGCCTCCGCGGTGCGGACGAACTTCGACGGAAGCGCCTGGAAGAGCGCGGCAGCCTGGGACTGCTTGCCCTTCATGGCGCCCGCCAGCTTGGCGAGCAGAACCTCGCGGGACTCGAGGTCCGCAAGCTTCTTGATCTCATCAGCGGTGAGCGCCTTACCATCAAGGACACCGCCCTTGATGATGAGGTTGGGGTTGTCCTTGGCGAAGTCACGAAGACCCTTCGCCGACTCCACCGGATCACCGGTGACGAAGGCAACCGCCGTCGGACCCGCGAACAGGTCGTCGAGCGCGTTGATCCCGGCCTCGTTGGCCGCAATCTTGGTCAGCGTGTTCTTCACCACGGCGTACTGGGCGTTCTCACCGAGCGAACGGCGCAGCTCCTTGAGCTGAGCCACGGTGAGACCCCGGTACTCGGTCAGCACGGCGGCGTTCGAGCTGCGGAACTGGTCCGCGAGCTCGGCTACCGCGGCAGCCTTGTCGGGCCTTGCCATAGAGCGTCGGCCTCCTTCCGGGTGATGAGGACCGCTCAGAAGGGGCTGGGCAAAACGAAACGCCCCGGCGCAGGCGCACGGGGCGTAGCTCGACCGGAGCAAATCCGGGAACTTTCCACAGTCACCTGCGCAGGACGTCCGCAGCTAGCGGATCCTTCGGCCGCCGCACCATCTTGCGAGAGCACGGCAACGACCAGCGGTCTTTGGCTTCTGTGGAAGAGTACGGGACAGGATCCCGGTCAGGCAAATCGGGCGGCGTCAGCTCTGCCCCGCGGACTCCATGCCCTCGCCGGCCTTCTTCAGCATCTCCATGAGGTCGAAGGTGTCCCCGGCCGGCGGCGCCTGCACGGTGGCCTTGGTGCCGTAGTCCGAGTAGGAGGCGACGATCTTCACCTTGCCCTCGGGGCTGTCCATGCCGATGTCCATCTTCACCGGGTAGTTGTCCTGGTTGACCCAGACCTCGGTGTCGTACCCCTTGATGCCGGACTTCTTCATATTGGCGAGGAGGTCCTTGCGCTCCTTCTCGCTGAGCGCCTTGAGCGACTTGTTCGACGCCACCATCTCGTCGAGCGTCAGCGTGCCCTTGTAGTGCTGGGCCTCGACACCTTCGATCTTCTCCGCGCCGATGTGCTTGAGGTTCGGCGACTCGAGCAGCATCGCGAGCTGCTGGGCCGGGTCCTGGTTCATGCTCTCCAGGCTGCCGGTCATCTGCTTCTGCAGTGCCTTGTCCCCCGACGCCTCGGCGGCGGCCCCGAGGTCGAGCTTCATCCAGCGCTTGCCGTCCATGTCCTTGGCGTCCATGTCCTTGGCGGCCTTGGCGCCCATGTCCATGTACATGGCGTTGTTCAGCCACACCATGCGGATCTGATCCGGGGCGTCCGGGTCAGCCTTGAACATGGAACCCTTCATGGTCATGTCCATCAGCGTGGGGTCCCACCCCATGACTCCGGACATCTCCATGGTGCCGCCGCCGTCCATGGTGGCCGGCATCGTCATCGTCATACGGACCTTCGCCGACTTCGCGGCCGAGGTCTTCTTGTACGCCGCCGTGAGGACCTGCGTCACCGCCGCGCGGGACTGCGTCTCGGTCTTCCTGGGCGTCTCGGCGGCCTTCTTCTCCCCGTCGCCACCCTGACAGCCTGCTACGCCGACTACGACGGCCACAGCCGTCAACGAGACGCCCGCGCGCGTCCATGCGGACATGGTCATGCCCCACCCCTTGTTGTTTGCGAACGCTTGAACGGTAACGCACGCCTACGACACAGGGACAACGAAAACCGGCCCCCGCATCTCCGAAGAGATGCGGGGGCCGGCTCAGCACGCGAGACCCGCGGCTGCCGTCAGATTCAGGCGGCGGCCGGGTCCTCCTCGACGAGGAGGTTGCGGGTGCGGTTGGCGTCCAGCGGAATGCCGGGGCCCATCGTCGTCGTCAGGGTCGCCTTCTTGATGTAGCGGCCCTTCGCGGCGGACGGCTTCAGACGGAGGATCTCCTCCAGCGCCGCGGCGTAGTTCTCGACCAGCTTCGTCTCGTCGAAGGAGACCTTGCCGATGATGAAGTGCAGGTTCGAGTGCTTGTCGACGCGGAACTCGATCTTGCCGCCCTTGATGTCGTTCACAGCCTTGGTGACATCGGGGGTGACGGTGCCGGTCTTCGGGTTCGGCATCAGACCACGCGGACCGAGCACGCGGCCGAGGCGGCCGACCTTGCCCATGAGGTCCGGGGTGGCGACGACGGCGTCGAAGTCCAGACGGCCCTTCGCAACCTCGTCGATGAGCTCGTCGGCGCCGACGATGTCGGCGCCCGCGGCACGCGCGGCCTCGGCACGGTCACCGGTCGCGAAGACCAGGACCCGGGCGGTCTTACCGGTGCCGTGCGGAAGGTTCACGGTGCCACGGACCATCTGGTCGGCCTTGCGCGGGTCAACACCCAGACGCATGGCGACCTCGACGGTGCCGTCGAACTTGGTGGCGGCGGTGTCCTTGGCGAGACGGACGGCCTCGAGCGGAGCGTAGTTGCGCTCCCGGTCGATCTTGGCGTCCGCAGCGCGGAGAGTCTTGCTGCGCTTCACTTCTGCTCCTGTGTCGTTTCAGGTATGGAGTCGTGGTGCGGACCAGCGCTTGGTCCTACCACTGAGGTCACGCGGGGGCTGATCAGCCCTCGACCGTGATGCCCATCGAACGGGCGGTGCCGGCGATGATCTTCGACGCGGCGTCCAGGTCGTTGGCGTTCAGGTCGGGCATCTTGACCGTGGCGATCTCGCGGACCTGGGCGCCGGTGAGCTTGGCAACCTTGGTCTTGTGAGGCTCGCCGGAGCCCTTGTCCACACCCGCGGCCTTGAGGATCAGCTTGGCGGCCGGCGGAGTCTTGGTGATGAAGGTGAAGGAACGGTCCTCGTAGACCGTGATCTCCACCGGCACGACCATGCCACGCTGCGACTCGGTCGCGGCGTTGTAGGCCTTGCAGAACTCCATGATGTTGACGCCGTGCTGACCGAGCGCGGGGCCGACCGGCGGAGCCGGGTTGGCCGCGCCGGCCTGGATCTGGAGCTTGATAAGCCCCGTGACCTTCTTCTTCTTGGGAGGCATTGCTCTCTCCGGGTCCTAGTGAGAGTTTTCAGCGCTCCACCCGATCATCCGGATGGAGGCATACCGCACAACGATAACGGGTATAGCTGCGCGGCCAAAAACCGAGCAGGTCAGAGCGGCCGCGAGAGCCGGTCTGACCTGTTCGGAGGCGTATGTTCCAGAAGGCTTCAGTTCTTCTGGATCTGGTCGAAGCTCAGCTCGACCGGGGTCTCGCGGCCGAAGATCTCGACGAGGCCCTTGACCTTCTTCGAGTCGGCGTTGATCTCGTTGATCGTCGCCTGCAGCGTCGCGAACGGGCCGTCGGTGACGGTGACCGAGTCGCCGACCTCGAAGTCCAGCACCTGGACCTCGACCTTGCGCGACGGAGCCGGCTTGCCCTCGGCCTCGGCGGCCTCGCGCGCGGCCTTCTCCTCGGCCTCCGGGGCGAGCATCTTGACGATCTCGTCCAGGGTCAGCGGGTACGGGTCGTAGGCGTTGCCCACGAAGCCGGTGACGCCGGGGGTGTTGCGGACGACGCCCCAGGACTCGTTCGTCAGATCCATACGGACCAGGACGTACCCGGGAAGCTTGTTCTGGCGGACGTTCTTACGCTCGCCGTTCTTGATCTGGACGATCTCTTCCTCGGGCACTTCGGCCTGGTAGATGAAGTCCTCGACGTTCAGCGAGACGGCGCGCTGCTCAAGGTTGGCCTTCACGCGCTTCTCGTATCCGGCGTACGTGTGGATGACGTACCACTCGCCGGGCAGGCCGCGCAGCTCCTCGCGGAGGGCGGCGATCGGGTCGGCCGGGGCCTCGGGCTCGGCCGGTTCGGCGTCGGCGGCGGCCTCTTCGGCATCGTCGACATCGGCCGCGACGGTCTCGTCCTCTTCCACCTCGGCGACGGCGGTGGCCTCGTCCTCGACGTGCATCGCGGCCTGCTCGGCCGGCTCGCCCGCGGCGGCGTCAGCGGCCTCGGCGAGGTCGACCTCGTCGGCCCCTTCGATGACGTCGAGCGCGTCGTCGTCAAGCGCGTCGGTGTCGACCGTGTCCGGCGCAGCCTCGGCCGCCTCGGCCGTCGCCGCAGCCTCTTCGCCCTCCACGGGCTCGACGGCGTCGTTCAGGTTCGGGTCAGACACGGTGGCTGCTTCTTCCTGGATACAGATGGGGTGGAACATGCGAAAGGGGCGCCGCTACCGGCGCCCTCCGCGGGATCAGCCGAAGACGTACTTGACGGCTTCCTGGAACCCATAGTCAATCACGGTCACAAGACCAATCATGACGACTACGAAGACAATCACCACTGTCGTGTAAGTCGTCAGCTGACTGCGAGTCGGCCAGACGACCTTGCGCAGTTCGGCGATGATCTGGCGGTAGAAGAGCGCGAGACGACCCAGAGGGCCCTTCTTTCCGCGCTTGCCGCCCTTACGAGTCTTCTTCTTCGACTCCGGCGCCTCGTCATCGGCATCAGGCATGTCGATGGAGCCCACGGCGTCCGTCACGATCTCTCACCTGATTCCGGGTCGTGGCCGTGCCGCGCCCGGTTGAGCCGCACGGCTGTGCAATGAAATACGTACATACATGCGCACACATCCTGGCGAAGGTGTGTGTAGCAGGGCCGGAGGGACTTGAACCCCCAACCGCTGGTTTTGGAGACCAGTGCTCTACCAATTGAGCTACGACCCTTTGTGGTTTCCCCAACCTACCGCATCTGCAGATGTGGTTGGTGAGGGGCCAACGACGAGTGAGTGTACGTGGTCACAGGCCCGGCGTCGAACAGATAGCTCCCGGACGGTTCCTGTCCGCTACTCGAAACCTGTGTGCCGGGTGCGTTTGCCGTCTGGGACGATGGGCCGTATGAGCGCTGCAACCCCTCCCACCGAGCGCCGGGTCTCTGCCCGCATCGGCGCGATCTCCGAGTCCGCGACCCTCGCCGTCGACGCCAAGGCAAAGGCTCTCAAGGCCGCCGGGCGTCCGGTGATCGGCTTCGGCGCGGGTGAGCCGGACTTCCCGACACCCGACTACATCGTCGAGGCCGCGATCGAGGCCTGCCGCAACCCGAAGTACCACCGCTACACCCCGGCCGGCGGGCTCCCCGAGCTCAAGGCCGCCATCGCCGCGAAGACGCTGCGCGACTCCGGCTACGAGGTCGAGGCCGCCCAGATCCTGGTCACCAACGGTGGCAAGCAGGCGATCTACGAAGCGTTCGCGGCGATCCTCGACCCGGGCGACGAGGTCATCGTCCCGGCGCCGTACTGGACGACGTATCCCGAGTCGATCCGCCTCGCAGGCGGTGTCCCGGTCGAGGTCGTGGCCGACGAGACCACCGGCTATCGGGTCTCCGTGGAACAGCTGGAGGCGGCGCGCACGGAGCGTACGAAGGTCGTGCTCTTCGTCTCGCCGTCCAACCCGACCGGCGCGGTCTACAACCGGGCCGACGCGGAGGCGATCGGACGCTGGGCCCTCGAGCACGGGCTGTGGGTCCTGACGGATGAGATCTACGAGCACCTTGTGTACGGCGACGCCACCTTCACCTCGCTGCCGGCGCTCGTGCCCGAGCTCCGCGACAAGTGCATCGTGGTCAACGGTGTGGCCAAGACCTATGCGATGACCGGTTGGCGTGTGGGGTGGATCGTCGGCCCGAAGGATGTGGTGAAGGCCGCGACCAACCTGCAGTCGCACGCCACGTCCAATGTGTCGAACGTGGCGCAGGTGGCCGCGCTCGCCGCGGTCTCCGGTTCGCTGGACGCGGTCGCCGAGATGCGCACCGCCTTCGACCGCCGCCGCCAGACGATCGTGCGGATGCTCAACGAGATCGACGGCGTGCTGTGCCCGGAGCCGGAGGGCGCGTTCTACGCGTACCCCTCGGTGAAGGCGCTGCTCGGCAAGGAGATCCGCGGCAAGCGCCCGCAGACCTCGGTGGAGCTGGCGGCGCTGATCCTGGACGAGGCCGAGGTGGCGGTCGTACCGGGCGAGGCTTTCGGCACGCCGGGCTATCTGCGGCTGTCGTACGCGCTGGGCGACGAGGACCTTGTCGAAGGTGTGTCGCGGATGCAGAAGCTGCTGGCGGAGGCCCGCGACTGATTCCGCCCTGGCCCCTTACATCCCCTTCTGTACTCAAACGCCGGACGGGCTGGTTTTCCAGCCCGTCCGGCGTTTTTTTGCCGGGGTCGGCGGCGGAGCCCCGGTTGAAGGCCCGTTTCTTCGTTCGGGCAAGCGCCCGATCGGGGAAAGGGGCTGCCGGTCTGCGCGCGTGTGCGGCAAGATCCTGCAATGGAGCACGTACGAGACCTCAGGCTGCTGCCGAAGGCCCATCTGCATCTGCACTTCACCGGGTCGATGCGGCCCACCACCCTGCTCGAGCTCGCCGACAAGTACGGCGTCCATCTGCCCGATGCGCTGACCAGCGGTGAACCGCCCAAACTGCGGGCGACCGACGAGCGCGGCTGGTTCCGTTTCCAGCGGCTCTACGACATCGCGCGGTCCTGTCTGCGCTCCCCCGAGGACATCCAGCGGCTGGTGCGCGAGGCGGCCGAGGAGGATGTGCGGGACGGCTCGGGCTGGCTCGAAATCCAGGTCGACCCGACCTCGTACGCCCCCATGCTGGGCGGCCTGATCCCAGCGCTGGAGATCATCCTGGACGCCGTGGAGCGTGCCGGGCGGGAGACCGGTCTCGGCCTGCGGGTGCTGGTCGCCGCGAACCGTATGAAGCACCCGCTGGACGCCCGGACGCTGGCGCGGCTCGCGGTCCGGTACCGGGACCGGGGGATCGTCGGCTTCGGCCTCTCCAACGACGAACGCCGCGGCATGGCACGGGACTTCGACCGCGCCTTCGCGATCGCCCGGGACGGCGGACTGCTGGCGGCGCCGCACGGCGGCGAGCTGACGGGACCGGCGTCCGTACGGGACTGTCTGGACGATCTGGACGCGTCCCGGATCGGGCACGGGGTGCGGGCGGCGGAGGACCCCCGGCTGCTGCGGAAGCTGGCCGAGCGTGGGGTGACGTGCGAGGTGTGCCCGTCCTCGAATGTGGCGCTGGGCGTCTACGAGAAGCCGGCGGACGTGCCACTGCGGACGCTGTACGACGCGGGGGTGCCGATGGCGCTGGGGGCGGACGACCCGCTGCTGTTCGGCTCGCGGCTGGCGGCACAGTACGAACTGGCGCGGAAGCACCACGGCTTCACGGACGCGGAACTGGCGGAGCTGGCGCGGCAGTCGGTGCGGGGCTCGGCGGCGCCGGAGGATGTCCGGAACAAGCTGCTGGCGGGGATCGACGACTGGCTGGCCGGCTAGCGGGCGCTAGCCGATTCCGCGCAGCAGGGTGCGGACGAGGCCCGCGGCGAACTCGTCGACCGGCTGCGGTGGCTTTCCGTCCTCGGTCATGTCGTACGCGAAGGCCCGCTGGGCGCAGGCGCCCAGCAGCAGGGATGCGGCCGCATAGGTGTCGGCGTCGGGCCCGATACGGCCGACGGCCTGCTCGGCGCGGAGGTAGGCGTCGAGCCTCCGGATGGGCATGTGCGGGCCCCGGCCCAGCTCACGCATGGCCGCGTCGTGGCGCTGCTTGAGCTTGGGCTCGGCGTAGAGCGAGGCGGCGATCGGGAAGCTGTCGGCGTAGAAGTGCGCGGCCTCGCGAGCGATCTCGGTGAGGTTCTCCTCGACGGTCCGCTCCCCCGGGTGCTCGACGAGCCGCTCCAGCAGCGGGTTGAGCTTGGGCAGCCGCTCCTTGAGCACGGTCACGAACAGCTCTTCCTTGTTCGCGAAGTACTTGTAGAGCGCCGCCTCCGAGCAGCCGGCTGCCTTGGCGATCTCCTTGGTGGTGGCGCGGGCGAGGCCGATGGTAAGCATGAGCTCGTGTGCGGCGTCGAGGATGCGGACACGGGCGGGTTTCTGCAAGGGATCCTCGCCTCGGGGCTTGTGGGGGCTTGTGGGGCCTTGACTGGTGGGTGAGTGCTTACCCACTCTAGGGGTGAGTGAATACTTACCCACGCGAGGAGGGGTGCGCCATGAAGTTCACAGTTTTCGGTGCGACCGGCGGGATCGGCCAGGAGATCGTCCGCCAGGCGCTGGCGGCGGGGCACGAGGTGACGGCGGTGGTGCGGAACCCGGCACGGCTGACGGTGAAGGGCGAGGGCCTGGAGATCGTCACGGCCGGCCTCGACGACCCGGAGGCGCTGAGGCCGGCCGTGGCGGGCCGGGACGCGGTGTTCTCGGGGCTCGGCCCGCGCACGATGAAGCAGGTGGGCATCGCGTCGGGCCTGACGCGCGTGATCCTTCGGGCGCTGGACGCGGAGGGGGTGCGCCGCTTCCTGGTGGTGAGCGCCGCGCCGCTCGGGCCCGTACCGGAGAACGAGACATTCCTCCTGCGCTACATCGGGACGCCGCTGATCTCGCGGATCCTGCGCAAGCACTACGACGACCTGCGGACGATGGAGGCGCAGCTCCGCAATAGCGCAACCGACTGGACGTCGGTGCGGCCTCCGAAGCTGGTGGATGCGCCGGTGACAGGGGTGTACCGGACGGCAGTGGGGGCGAATCTGCGGGGCGGGTCGAAGATCGGGCGGGCGGATGTGGCGCACGCGATGCTGGCGATGGTGGATGACGCGGCGACGCTGAAGCAGGCGGTGGGAGTGGCGTACTAGTTGGTGGCGTACTAGTCGGTGGCGGGCTTGGGGCAGTCGTCGGCACGACGCTCCACGAGGTGGTAAGCGATCTTGGTTGTCTTCGGCGGACCCGGCAGCTCCAGGAGGGCCGTGTCCTTTGACACCAGGGTCATGTGCGCGGGGATGGGCAGGCCGTCGACGAACGAAATCATGCTTGCCGGCGCGCCTGGGCCTTCGGCCCTCCAGAGCCGGCCGCCGAATTCGGCGTAGCGCATGTCGCAGTCCTTGGTCATGTCGTATACGTACCTGGTGCCGATGTGCGGGTCCTTCGGGCCGAGCGTGGCCGCCGGAGCATCGGAGAACCTTCGCTCCGGCTCCTGGGCGAGGCAGGGCGGCGCTTCGCCGGACAGGGGGTGGTAGGTCAGAACGGGCGTCGCGGGCGAGTCGGTCTCGAAGGTGGCCGTGTCCACCTCCGCCCGGGTCCGTTGTCCGTCCGACCAACGCATGTAGCCGTGGAGGCGATCCGACGCCCAGCTGAACGTGAACTGGGTCCTGCCCTCGCTGCGTTCCCACACGCGGCCGCCGAAGACGGCGTATTTCAGGTCGCAGACGGCCGACAGGTCGTACCGGTAGCGCGTCCCTGTACTCGGCTTTGCGGGCCCGGTGTCCAGGGGACCACCTGCCTCCGACGGTGGCTGCGGCTCGTACGTCCCGCGGCTCAGGTGTGGCCCCTT
It includes:
- a CDS encoding TetR/AcrR family transcriptional regulator, whose product is MQKPARVRILDAAHELMLTIGLARATTKEIAKAAGCSEAALYKYFANKEELFVTVLKERLPKLNPLLERLVEHPGERTVEENLTEIAREAAHFYADSFPIAASLYAEPKLKQRHDAAMRELGRGPHMPIRRLDAYLRAEQAVGRIGPDADTYAAASLLLGACAQRAFAYDMTEDGKPPQPVDEFAAGLVRTLLRGIG
- the rplK gene encoding 50S ribosomal protein L11; translation: MPPKKKKVTGLIKLQIQAGAANPAPPVGPALGQHGVNIMEFCKAYNAATESQRGMVVPVEITVYEDRSFTFITKTPPAAKLILKAAGVDKGSGEPHKTKVAKLTGAQVREIATVKMPDLNANDLDAASKIIAGTARSMGITVEG
- a CDS encoding pyridoxal phosphate-dependent aminotransferase, producing the protein MSAATPPTERRVSARIGAISESATLAVDAKAKALKAAGRPVIGFGAGEPDFPTPDYIVEAAIEACRNPKYHRYTPAGGLPELKAAIAAKTLRDSGYEVEAAQILVTNGGKQAIYEAFAAILDPGDEVIVPAPYWTTYPESIRLAGGVPVEVVADETTGYRVSVEQLEAARTERTKVVLFVSPSNPTGAVYNRADAEAIGRWALEHGLWVLTDEIYEHLVYGDATFTSLPALVPELRDKCIVVNGVAKTYAMTGWRVGWIVGPKDVVKAATNLQSHATSNVSNVAQVAALAAVSGSLDAVAEMRTAFDRRRQTIVRMLNEIDGVLCPEPEGAFYAYPSVKALLGKEIRGKRPQTSVELAALILDEAEVAVVPGEAFGTPGYLRLSYALGDEDLVEGVSRMQKLLAEARD
- a CDS encoding NAD(P)-dependent oxidoreductase — its product is MKFTVFGATGGIGQEIVRQALAAGHEVTAVVRNPARLTVKGEGLEIVTAGLDDPEALRPAVAGRDAVFSGLGPRTMKQVGIASGLTRVILRALDAEGVRRFLVVSAAPLGPVPENETFLLRYIGTPLISRILRKHYDDLRTMEAQLRNSATDWTSVRPPKLVDAPVTGVYRTAVGANLRGGSKIGRADVAHAMLAMVDDAATLKQAVGVAY
- the rplL gene encoding 50S ribosomal protein L7/L12; translation: MAKLSQDDLLAQFEEMTLIELSEFVKAFEEKFDVTAAAPAAVAVPGAPGAPVEAEAEQDEFDVILTGAGEKKIQVIKVVRELTSLGLKEAKDLVDGTPKPVLEKVAKEAAEKAAESLKAAGASVEVK
- the rplJ gene encoding 50S ribosomal protein L10 yields the protein MARPDKAAAVAELADQFRSSNAAVLTEYRGLTVAQLKELRRSLGENAQYAVVKNTLTKIAANEAGINALDDLFAGPTAVAFVTGDPVESAKGLRDFAKDNPNLIIKGGVLDGKALTADEIKKLADLESREVLLAKLAGAMKGKQSQAAALFQALPSKFVRTAEALRAKKAEQGGAE
- the secE gene encoding preprotein translocase subunit SecE — its product is MTDAVGSIDMPDADDEAPESKKKTRKGGKRGKKGPLGRLALFYRQIIAELRKVVWPTRSQLTTYTTVVIVFVVVMIGLVTVIDYGFQEAVKYVFG
- a CDS encoding adenosine deaminase: MEHVRDLRLLPKAHLHLHFTGSMRPTTLLELADKYGVHLPDALTSGEPPKLRATDERGWFRFQRLYDIARSCLRSPEDIQRLVREAAEEDVRDGSGWLEIQVDPTSYAPMLGGLIPALEIILDAVERAGRETGLGLRVLVAANRMKHPLDARTLARLAVRYRDRGIVGFGLSNDERRGMARDFDRAFAIARDGGLLAAPHGGELTGPASVRDCLDDLDASRIGHGVRAAEDPRLLRKLAERGVTCEVCPSSNVALGVYEKPADVPLRTLYDAGVPMALGADDPLLFGSRLAAQYELARKHHGFTDAELAELARQSVRGSAAPEDVRNKLLAGIDDWLAG
- the nusG gene encoding transcription termination/antitermination protein NusG, with protein sequence MSDPNLNDAVEPVEGEEAAATAEAAEAAPDTVDTDALDDDALDVIEGADEVDLAEAADAAAGEPAEQAAMHVEDEATAVAEVEEDETVAADVDDAEEAAADAEPAEPEAPADPIAALREELRGLPGEWYVIHTYAGYEKRVKANLEQRAVSLNVEDFIYQAEVPEEEIVQIKNGERKNVRQNKLPGYVLVRMDLTNESWGVVRNTPGVTGFVGNAYDPYPLTLDEIVKMLAPEAEEKAAREAAEAEGKPAPSRKVEVQVLDFEVGDSVTVTDGPFATLQATINEINADSKKVKGLVEIFGRETPVELSFDQIQKN
- the rplA gene encoding 50S ribosomal protein L1, encoding MKRSKTLRAADAKIDRERNYAPLEAVRLAKDTAATKFDGTVEVAMRLGVDPRKADQMVRGTVNLPHGTGKTARVLVFATGDRAEAARAAGADIVGADELIDEVAKGRLDFDAVVATPDLMGKVGRLGRVLGPRGLMPNPKTGTVTPDVTKAVNDIKGGKIEFRVDKHSNLHFIIGKVSFDETKLVENYAAALEEILRLKPSAAKGRYIKKATLTTTMGPGIPLDANRTRNLLVEEDPAAA